tatagctccacattgatctggtacttcctgtatatagcgccacattgatctggtacttcctgtatatagctccacattgatctggtactggtattccctgtatattgctccacattgatctggtactggtactccctgtatatagctccacattgatctggtactccctgtatatagctccacattgatctggtactggtactccctgtatatagctccacattgatctggtactccctgtatatagctccacattgatctggtactccctgtatagtgctccacattgatctggtactggtactccctgtatatagctccacattgatctggtacttcctgtatatagctccacattgatctggtactggtaccctgtatatagctccacattgatctggtactccctgtatatagctccacattgatctggtactgccctgtatatagctccacattgatgtactggtacttcctgtatatagctccacattgatctggtactggtacttcctgtatatagctccacattgattgctggtacttcctgtatatagctccacattgatctggtactggtacttcctgtatatagctccacattgatctggtacttcctgtatatagctccacattgatctggtacttcctgtatatagctccacattgatctggtacttcctgtatatagctccatttttgtccattttattTCTCGTGTTActatttttaaactctgcatcATTGGTAAGGgctcttaagtaagcatttcacggtaatgtcTGCACCAgctgtattcagtgcatgtgacaaataattgtattttaatatgtgcatgggtaaaaaaaaaaaataattggacATATTGGCGCTTTGAAGTGCTGTCTATTATTATGGATAATGAATGATTGACTTAACAATAGGCTAACCTACCATGTGATAATGCTGTTTGGTGAGCAGCAGGATTCCTCCCACGTATGTCTTGTAGTGATACAGGGGGTGCAGCTCTGGTGAGGCCACGTGGAAAGGGCCCTCCTCTGGGAAACCATAGTCCAGAGCTTCATTCAGAGGTAACAAGTCCACATCATGCATGGCGATGTAATCGGTGTCGTTACCACTCTCCGTGTAACCAACGTTAATGAGAGAGGCTCTGTTGAACCTGTGGTGAGATATGGGTGGAACTCATTATTTACTTCCAGGAGGAGTCAATATTTATTTGGTAAGGCGCAAATCACCTAGGCACACATCCAGACTATAGTTCCCCTGTGCCAATCAGAATTCATCAACCACCATAGGACTGAAATAGaatagaacaggatagaacagaatagaatatgttgTGGTCTTCAGATTAGACAACACTTCTGTTGTAGGCCTAATGACTAACAAGGCAACATAACGTCTTCCATCACTTACCGATAGTGATCCATCTGGTTGATTACGAAGATCTTATGCAGTATTTTCTTGTTGTTCAAGAAGGTGTGCATGAAGGGGACAAACACCAACAGCTCCTCAAACCTCTCCCTGAAAGGTATCAGGAGGGCCAGCTTGTGAGGACCCCAGGAAGGGTCGTCCGCAGCGGATGCCTGTCTGTCCAGCGGACAGGGCTGATGTTGGAGGCGCCTGTCATCCACTACAACCCGGCCCATGTCTCCTGTACAGCTGAGTTGGAGCCATAGGAGGGAGACCAGTACCAGAACCACACACAGACCAAATAGTTTGTAGACAGTGCATTTCCCAGACCAGAATCTGAAAGTAGAAGTAATAGCAAGTCTCATATTGAGCAATGTTGTGAAGTCAATCAATGTTATGACGCACACCTTCACCACAAATTGATCAAGTGCCATGCATGTAAAAGTGAGCGGTTAAGTAGCCCGAAAGACATCACATTGTCATTGGAAAACAGCTAATAGTTCAAAATGTTTCAATAACTCAGTTAGGTATTAGTATTGTACATTAAAACGCTTGCACAACCAAACCCATATACACTGTATGCATTGGCTACGTCTAGATTATAAGGCTGAGTGGCTGATTTAAAATACTTCCATGCAATTTTTACCAGCAAACAAACAAATCAATGCACCAACATTATTTCACACAACAAAATCTGAGAGTAACACACTTCTATTGTAGTCAGCTACTCACTGATTACGCTCTTCTGGACGAGGTACTTTTGGTGTCTCATTTCTTTGAGGTTGAACAATACCAAGAAATGATGTGAAATACTTTAACCATCTTCAACACCTGCCTGCAATCCATTTTACACCAGCTGCATTCTCAAACGTTTTTGAGAAATAGGCTAGTGGCCCAATGTAATAGAGATTTAGGCTTTAGTGTACCTACAGTAGTAGTGCATTTTTATGATTCACATAGGCCTCACTAGTAGATAAAAGTGACATTTTACTAGTTTGCTAATGTCTTGAAATGCATAAATCTGTTCACTCATCTAGCCTAACCAGTCTAGGATTGGATAATCTCTCATTGTTAACATCAGATACCAAATACCGTTATGTTTTACCTTCTGTCTTCTTTGAAATAGAGGACTGGTTTTCTTCTAGATGAATACATCATTTTCAAAAGTTGCAAATGACAACAGCTTCAAGGTTGCACAGAAAAAATAAGAGTATTGCTATTCCCCAGATTTTGACAGTAGTTAGCTACtcatgaaacagagaatgtttttGTCGTGATTCTACAATCGAACTTCTCCATTCTTCATGGTTCTCTCCTTTGCAGTCGGATTTCGATGTTCTTGTCATATTCTTCCTCGAAATGTCACAATACGCCTTTGGTTACTGACATTCCGTGTCAATTTTCTTGTTACATTGGCAAAGCTTTGGCTTGACGCTGGCTAATGACTAGCGAGCTTTCTAacaggggtgtaatcattagtccaaagtGTTGTAAAACGTTTTACAGCTAAAACGAGTTGGACACGATATTGGACACGTTCGGGTAGGTCCAGACCCATTTCCTTCCGTTTAAAGAAACGTTTTGGAACGGAATCGGCGTAATTAAGACGCCCCGGGTGGACACGTGGCAACATAGAGGAGCATGGGAAATGTTGTTCCTACCCGCCATGACCTACCGCACAGTGAGACCCGTGGATTTCGGGAAGCAAAAGAAGTCTAGCAACAAACTACACAAATATAATTTGTTTCGATAATTAACGGTGTGTTTCACACACACTACCATACGAAAGTTACATTGACATAATTCGTTAGTTCACTAAAAGAGCTTCTACTCACGAACATATCACAACCTGTTCGCCGAAGACATTGCTCCGGGAGAAACACATTATCAAGACTAAACATTCCTATGCATTTGGGGAACTATAGAACGCATTCCCAATGGATGGACCCACGTCTGATCTATTTTTGTTTGGCAAAGTGTCTTGGGAAATAGTAATTCAAGCTAGCTAGCCAAAGGTCACAACTTTATATTTGACTGCAATTTAGACACGTTTTCAAATTTACAGAATCTAAAATATTCCCACCCAAAATAAACCATTAAAATCAATTAAATTAAAATCACACTCAATCTCTGACATCTAaccataacaacaaaaaaaacaccaaTGATGAACTAACACAATTAGGAATCATTTTGGGAACATTAAGGatacacaaaaaaaacagatTAACTGAACAAAAATGTTTTTGCAAAAATGATCCAGTATAGTTAATAATTGTTTTATGATAGACAAGAAGCAAAGACTGCTTTCTGGCTAAATACTTTAAGTGTACAATGGATGTTTACCCACGAATCAACTCCTTGTGCATGATGAGAACTGGAGCAAACTGTTAACCTGGACAGCAGTTCTTTATTGAAATAAATCAGTGTCTTCATAACTCTACTTGAGTATTTGGAGAAAGGAAATGGACAAAACAGAAGCCAAAAACACCATCTCTCCTGGTTCACTTAGATATGCAGTatagatggagagaaaaaaaacaagcaaaTCTCTTTAAATCAATATTCACTTGACCATCATCAAGTCAATGGATTGTGGTAAGTGAACATCTTTGGCAGTGTATTCAGCAAGTTAGGGAGAAACTGTGAACTGCTTTCTTACTTAAGCAAATGCATAGCTAGTatttcacattactttttgtCTTCCATAGAACTACCATATTAACATCAGACACTATCACCACCCTTTAACTAAAATGTCATGTTTCTTGTCTCACTTTCCAGCTTTATAAATTGAACATTAAATAAAACACAGACAGAGCCCGTATTCAgtaagcgtctcagagtagaagtgctgagCTAGGATCAGCTTTGACTTTTAAATCAAAATGAATAGCAAGGGGTAACAGATACTAGATCAGAAAGCCTACTCCAATGCGCTTTGTGAATACAGATACTGGCTAACAAGACAGGAGAAGATTCCACATTTTCAAGAgctccataaaaaaaaaaaaatgctggaTGTCTTTCTGTTTCTAAACACACAGACCACAACTGACACTAAATACATCTGGGGTTGAAACATAAATTCATTTGAATCTAAATAAAAACATCCAGACACAAAGACCAGTATGCACACATGACCaaaaatacatttcataaatCAAGTCACCATTTCTGTTGTATGGCTCTGAACTAAAATAGGTGATCTCTCTCAGCCAGTAACAAAACCCCATTATAATGCATGTAGAGTGAGAACATTGTCTAATTAGTTTGAAAACACAGCTGTTATTTTGAGAGAAGAGATGCGGCCTGTAATATGACTGACAGTCACAAACAGAAATATATTACGGGGGCGTCGGGGGGCAGTATGTGTTGAGAAAAAAATACAGGTGGTTTTAACCGTCGAAGGACAATGTTTGATATCATCAATTGTATAAAACCATGTTTGATATCACCAATAGtataaaccatgtttgatatcaTCAATAGTATAAAACAATTTTTTCCCCAGCCTAAAGTAAAACATATAGCATAATGTAGAGGATCATAAATAAACTAATTGCAGACTGATATCTTATAGAAACAGGGATGGGCATTATCAATGTCATAAAAGGGTCTTAAAAATCCAAAAGCAGAGTCCTATCAAAATACAAAGTAATTGGGTGGTTTTCACTGATAGGATGGTAACTTCACCAGTCTGCACATATACTTCTGGGAGCAAACACACATTCGGACTGATGTTTGAGTACTGCATTCAGACCAGGGTTGGGTTCATTTCACTTATCAATTCTGGAAGTGAATTTAAAACCTGAATTGATGAATGAAAAATGCCTCATAGAAAACAATGGGAGAATTTTCAATTGAATAATAGAGTTAAAGTTCACTTCCTGAATTTACTGAATTGATCCCCAACCCAGACTCAGAAACAACAAAATGAGAGTGCAGGTCTACACTAATTTCTTGGCTTCGAAGAAACTCTTGAGATGTCTCATCTGCCAGAAGCCAATGGCCACAAGGATCAATGTCTGAACGATGGACCACCACAGAACCCTCTGGTTTGTGCTCTCACTCGTCTGCCTGAAGCGCTCCTCACGGTACTGAAAAAGACATAGCAAAGCTTTTAGAAATACAAATAGTAGCACACAAGCCAAGGGAATCAATATCTGAACTCCAACCCGACCCCTACTCACTAGTAGATCTGACAGGATAGGATAGGCGGAAGCAATATGGCGATATTCCCACCCAGCCATTCAGAAGACTATATTAAGCCATTACTCAAATCTATCCAATCCCCTCAGATCTACAGGAGTGGCTAGAGTGTGGGGGCTAGAGGTAAATATGGAATTCAGCAAATGTCTTAAATCAAACTGCCTTGAAAAGACTGATATTTTAAGGAGAAAACATTCCACCAAATGGTTCGTTTCGCGTTCATTCCGCTCAGTGTTTTACGGACCACCTGCAGGTAGACGTCTGTgacattattttagtatttttctaCATGTAGAATCAGTTTGTAAATTACAGCCAGCTCTCTTTTCAGAGGTGCCAAGTACTAATGGCAAGCAAACAATACCAGTGTGTCCAGGGCTTTACTCAGCAGGACAGCTGATGTAGACTTGAGTTAGAGTTGGGCTCCCAAGTGACACAGCGGTCTAagcagtgctagaggcttcactacagaccctggtttgatcccaggctgtatcacaaccagccgtcaTCGGAAGTCCCATAGAGccgggcacaattggcccagcgtcgtccgggttagggtttggccggagtaggccgccatggtaaataagaatttgttcttaactgacttgcctagttaaataaaggttaaataaaaaaaataacatttaaaaatgtaCTCACCctctgatagttctgctccttcTGGATCTGGTCCACTTGCTCCACCAGCTGTCTCACTCTCAGCTGCAGCTCTGTCAGCTTGTCTTTGGCTGCAATCTCTGCATAGTTATTGGTGTGCTCTCCCACTTGGATGTCCAGGTGAACTCTCTGAGGGTGGTTCACAGCAATTCAGAGGAGCATCAACATAGTTATTTTCAAAACACTTACACCCCCCCCATCCCATATTGTATCCTGCCATCAGCTTTTCTTATTGACCCACATTGTGAGTGCAATAGCCTTTTTTCCCCACATTTGTCACACTAATGTACTTACAAGCATTCCTCCAGCGAAGAGGGCAAACTTGGAGGAGTTGGAATGAAGGCAGATCTGATGTTCTCCTGGGGTGTGAGAGGTGAAGGTGAATCTTCCCTCCGAGCCGTACTGACGAGACAGGATCACCTAGAGTCCAGACAAGAAAAAAACACAGGAAGCAACACTTTTTCGGTATAATTACTATTCAATGCAGCTTGGTTTTTAATTATTCTCACAGGGTTCTCTCAGAGAATAACATATGATGTGAATGATACTGGTTTCTGAGTGTAGCATCCTACCTTCTCATCTGGGTCTTTCACCTCAACAAACATCCCCAGACCCTGTGTGGCAGGAAGGTACTCTTCTTTCTGTTTGTCGTACAATTGTGTACGATAGTTTCCTAAAAAGAGAAAAATGCAATTGTTTACACATGCCAGCCAATGACTGCTTCTACCGGTCCTATCTTTACAAGTGGCTAGCTAGAGGGTAAAGTGTTAGGGCCTGGGGTTGTTTCTGGGCAGGACCTACGATATGGATGGTACGACAGTAAAATATGTTGTTACACTAGATATGGTTTATATTTATTAAAGTATCCAAATCATGATAGTTGTAGCTAGTTGACGACATCAATATGACAAGTGTCAGatttgtattgttagatattactgcactgttggagctagaaacatgaGCATTTCGCACCTGCGTTAACATCTGCAAATGTGTACGCCactaataaaattgtatttgatttgtatagctaacgttagctaactggtTAACTTAGTTAGCTAACCTGCTCATGAATTTGAGTAGCTAGCTAGGCAAGTCTGTCAACAAGTCAACTGAAAAGTAAGTTAACAGACACATTTAATGTTGGCTGGCTAGATAACTAGCTAACTAGATAGCTGTTAACGTTAGCTGACATCCCGAGGCTAAATAGCATAGCAATCCCAAGATAACGTTACTGACCGATGATCATGGTTTCATCCGGAATTTCCTCTATGAAGCATTTCTTCTCAGTCTCCCCGATGTGGAAGTACAGCGAAGAGACAAAGGTGTAATAAACGTTCAAAAGCAAAACTAACAACACACAAGACTGCATTTTGACTGCCATCATCTTCCAGGCGATGATAGACGAAGGATGTTGTAATCTGAGTCTGCGCGGACACCAATGCCACGTAACCTATCGCTGGTCATCGTCCAATCAACACTTGAGTTAGACTTGTGGTTATGGTAGTTCTAAGTAATGTTCTTCCGGTTTCATGATTATGCACTACGAATGTATTATTTTTTAACCCAACACTCACAAAACGAATGAAAATAATTAACTGACTATGGTCTTCAATTTAGATATCAATTAGTTTAAGCTAATAGAAAAAGTCCAGGGCTAACgtgtactgtctgtcacacaacATGATATGAAAGCATTAGGACTACACATTAGAAGAAGACATTTGGGGAGACCAGTTTTATTGAGTCTTACAGGATAACTCAACAACGGCCTTGTTCAGTTTGAGTCATTCAATCACGGTAAAGGGATATTTCCACTCAAATAATCCGTGTTTAAAGCAGCCACCTCAAAAGGAAAGAAACACTTTATGCAGAATAATTAAAAACACAATTCCCGTGGATCTAATGTAAAATGTGACGCAATCTCACATGAGAGATTTGTAAAGCCTCCAGTATGCGTTACCAAATGTAAATGTGCCCGAAATCCTTCCCAACACCCATATTGAATTCAAAGTCAAGAGCAGTTAGAGGTCAATGTAAAACTAAATGAAATCCTAAACATATGTAAAATCAGTCCAATCACTCAGAACCCAATTGTATAAAAAGATgaggggaaaataaatcaacttaTACAGAAAATGTTGTGAAAGTAAATCTCCTCTGAAAGTTATTTAACAAAGTGTTTTACAGATTGATCCAAATCAACAAGTATCCCCTGTACTGTGAAAGGGTGAATAAAAACAAACTACCTCCATCAAAAGGTCACTCATACCTGGTAGTAACCATTAGTCATGGTTATTTCACAAACATTGGACAATACCATAAGTGACTGTAATCATCACGGTGCTTCAGCAGATATAAACATTTGTACAATCTTTAGAAAATTCACTTTGGATGTGTTGCTGAATCTGTATTTTTCACAACAGTTCATTTTACAAATACCTCTCACATACAGAAATATGTTTTTCCTCTCAGTAAAACCTCCTGTTTCTTTCCTGGCGCTTCTGAAAGACTACAGCCCCTACAACACCACAAACTACAATTCCCAGTAGAGCACATAGCAGAAGCAGGAAGACCTTCCAGCCAGTAAGAGGTGTGCTTCGGAAGTTACCAGTAGGATCATCAATGTTGTCTGTGAAAGAGAAAAATTAAAGAATGATCATGGTTAACTCAATCTAACAAGTCTACTCACCTACCAATACCGTACATGATCTACAGTAAGATGACAAATACCTAACTGTGGTCAAATGGAATACCATCTTTGTCTATTTGGTTAGAACAGAAATGGGTTTTCTTTATCAAATAAATCTACCTACCTTTGGGGGACTTCAGCAGGCTGACGCTTGGCTCAATCTTGGTCCAGTCCAGACTGTCCTCATCAGGTGTGTGTTCCACCATCAGTTGATACATCTTCATAGAGATGATGTCATGGTTATCTGCAACATGAGAGTTGTGTTAGCATGAATCACCATAGACTTCAAATGTACAACGGACAAAGCCAGACTGTGAAATGACAAACAAGTAATTGGTTCAATCTGTGTATACTCTCCTGCACAGCAAGATGTTTTAAATAAGAATTGAATCAAGGTCAGGCATTATCTTTCTCAGCGTGCAGTTTTTAAATTTGTGTTCgagacctaaaaaaaaaagaaaggagTGATCTACATCTTGAAAGAATCAGTTTCTATTTAATCCACCCTGACCCAACCTACCAGATCCACTGTAGCAAGAATCAGTTTCTATTTAATCCACCCTGACCCAACCTACCAGATCCACTGTAGCAAGAATCAGTTTCTATTTAATCCACCCTGACCCAACCTACCAGATCCACTGTAGCAAGAATCAGTTTCTATTTAATCCACCCTGACCCAACCTACCAGATCCACTGTAGCAAGAATCAGTTTCTATTTAATCCACCCTGACCCAACCTACCAGATCCACTGTAGCAAGAATCAGTTTCTATTTAATCCACCCTGACCCAACCTACCAGATCCACTGTAGCAAGAATCAGTTTCTATTTAATCCACCCTGACCCAATCTACCAGATCCACTGTAGCAAGAATCAGTTTCTATTTAATCCACCCTGACCCAATCTACCAGATCCACTGTAGCAAGAATCAGTTTCTATTTAATCCACCCTGACCCAACCTACCAGATCCACTGTAGCAAGAATCAGTTTCTATTTAATCCACCCTGACCCAACCTACCAGATCCACTGTAGCAAGAATCAGTTTCTATTTAATCCACCCTGACCCAACCTACCAGATCCACTGTAGCAAGAATCAGTTTCTATTTAATCCACCCTGACCCAACCTACCAGATCCACTGTAGCAAGAATCAGTTTCTATTTAATCCACCCTGACCCAATctaccagagatcccctgtagcaAAAATCAGTCTCCACAACCTGACCCAATctaccagagatcccctgtagctAGAATCAGTCTCCACAACCTGACCCAATctaccagagatcccctgtagctAGAATCAGTCTCTACAACCTGACCCAACctaccagagatcccctgtagcaAGAATCAGTCTCTACAACCTGACCCAACctaccagagatcccctgtagcaAGAATCAGTCTCTACAACCTGACCCAACctaccagagatcccctgtagcaAGAATCAGTCTCTACAACCTGACCCAACctaccagagatcccctgtagcaAGAATCAGTCTCTACAACCTGACCCAACctaccagagatcccctgtagctAGAATCAGTCTCTACAACCTGACCCAACctaccagagatcccctgtagctAGAATCAGTCTCTACAACCTGACCCAACCTACCAGTGATCCCCTGTAGCAAGAATCAGTCTCTACAACCTGACCCAACctaccagagatcccctgtagctAGAGTCAGTCTCTACAACCTGACCCAACctaccagagatcccctgtagctAGAATCAGTCTCTACAACCTGACCCAACCTACCAG
The sequence above is drawn from the Salmo salar chromosome ssa05, Ssal_v3.1, whole genome shotgun sequence genome and encodes:
- the LOC106604202 gene encoding beta-1,4-galactosyltransferase 7 isoform X3 → MGRVVVDDRRLQHQPCPLDRQASAADDPSWGPHKLALLIPFRERFEELLVFVPFMHTFLNNKKILHKIFVINQMDHYRFNRASLINVGYTESGNDTDYIAMHDVDLLPLNEALDYGFPEEGPFHVASPELHPLYHYKTYVGGILLLTKQHYHMCNGMSNRFWGWGREDDEFYRRLRTAGLQLFRPSGIKTGYKTFRHIHDPAWRKRDQKRVAAQKQEQFKVDPEGGLTNLQYKVESRQELTISGAPVTVLNIKLGCDTDKTPWCLLN
- the LOC106604202 gene encoding beta-1,4-galactosyltransferase 7 isoform X1, which encodes MMYSSRRKPVLYFKEDRRNETPKVPRPEERNQFWSGKCTVYKLFGLCVVLVLVSLLWLQLSCTGDMGRVVVDDRRLQHQPCPLDRQASAADDPSWGPHKLALLIPFRERFEELLVFVPFMHTFLNNKKILHKIFVINQMDHYRFNRASLINVGYTESGNDTDYIAMHDVDLLPLNEALDYGFPEEGPFHVASPELHPLYHYKTYVGGILLLTKQHYHMCNGMSNRFWGWGREDDEFYRRLRTAGLQLFRPSGIKTGYKTFRHIHDPAWRKRDQKRVAAQKQEQFKVDPEGGLTNLQYKVESRQELTISGAPVTVLNIKLGCDTDKTPWCLLN
- the LOC106604202 gene encoding beta-1,4-galactosyltransferase 7 isoform X2 — translated: MMYSSRRKPVLYFKEDRRFWSGKCTVYKLFGLCVVLVLVSLLWLQLSCTGDMGRVVVDDRRLQHQPCPLDRQASAADDPSWGPHKLALLIPFRERFEELLVFVPFMHTFLNNKKILHKIFVINQMDHYRFNRASLINVGYTESGNDTDYIAMHDVDLLPLNEALDYGFPEEGPFHVASPELHPLYHYKTYVGGILLLTKQHYHMCNGMSNRFWGWGREDDEFYRRLRTAGLQLFRPSGIKTGYKTFRHIHDPAWRKRDQKRVAAQKQEQFKVDPEGGLTNLQYKVESRQELTISGAPVTVLNIKLGCDTDKTPWCLLN
- the LOC106604203 gene encoding transmembrane emp24 domain-containing protein 9; its protein translation is MMAVKMQSCVLLVLLLNVYYTFVSSLYFHIGETEKKCFIEEIPDETMIIGNYRTQLYDKQKEEYLPATQGLGMFVEVKDPDEKVILSRQYGSEGRFTFTSHTPGEHQICLHSNSSKFALFAGGMLRVHLDIQVGEHTNNYAEIAAKDKLTELQLRVRQLVEQVDQIQKEQNYQRYREERFRQTSESTNQRVLWWSIVQTLILVAIGFWQMRHLKSFFEAKKLV